GAACCAAAGGCATTACAATCAAAGTATCAAGACCTGTTGATGTCTCAAATTCAACCATGgaattccaatttttttttattatgggaAGCCACTTCTGACTTTAATGGGTTCCAATCAACTTACCATCTAAAGTGATGCAGTCCAAGTTCTGTGTGCGAGCAATCTGTGTAGCAACCTCCATGTTGCGGGCAATAAGTGTTTTGCCAAAAACGTGTTTCATGGCTGGTGCAAAAAGCTCATCGAACTTTAGCTTACTGATCATGGGGATTGCATCCtgtaaatatcaaataaaaacaattctaaACTTTTCAACTACTCGTCATTCTGTCATGATATATACTATTTAAAATAATCCATTTCAAAAGAAGTATATAATCTCTTAGATGAGGTAAAAACTCTCAACTTACACTGGTGTCTGGGTAATGTGTATCACGGTTGTCTAGACGGTTCAGTGGCATAAACGTCACTTCTCCTGCCAATCCAAGACGGTTCATCTCCTTCAAGATTTGTGTACCTGTCTTGTCTGTATCCACGATATGGTGAAACAGCCTGACAACATTTAACATAAGTGGTATAAAATACAGATTTCATATTTACAGTTCTTTGATCATAGACAAACCCAAGGTGTAcaacataacaaatattttgcattcaTGCAACAAAATCTCTGATGCTGAATTAAAATAAAccttataaataaagcacagCCTGGTGGTATCTGAGGTGGTAATTGattattatgtaattatataataaagATAATTACAACACACCATTAGTCTGGCCTTCAACaaacttgaaagaaatattctttttagtCAAGAATAAAGTTGTAAGCAATGTTTGGGTGGCATATGGCATTCTATGCCACTGATGTTGATCGGCTGAAACCTGCTCCAAGTGACCCCACGTCCAgcccttttctttcatctccctttccattgTTATATGGCATTCCAAACCATGCTTATTTTTCCCATTCTGACATGAGTCTAAATGAACAAAATCTACTGTGCAAACTGTCACGCACTTGCATCACAGTCCAAATTTGGACATCATTTGAGAGCCAGAGACAGGGACAGAAAAATAGACAAGGACAGTGAAGTGAGCAAGTGCATCATGTGGCTGTAGCCCTTGCCTCCCCTTCTTTTTCATCTGCTCTGCGTGAGTGCACTGTTCCACCCTATTTAGTTTATAGATATAGGATAAAAAGACCATAGCGTAAATCTTTATGTGCAATATACTTAATTACAAACAGCCACCTCAAACTCAGGCATGTCAATGAGAATACAGCATATTCATATCCACTGCACCTCATTGCCTCTCATACATTCATGGTTCAAGCTTACATAGAAGCTACATTCATTTGCACACAGCAATGTTCAGAAGTAGCACAGCTGAAATGACTAAGTGTagcctcaatctgttggtcATCCATGCAGGTATACAAAATAGGTGGCCTGatgaaagttgaaaaaaaattctcctgaCAGGACATACTTATCATCACGAAGAATTTGAGACATTTTcagctattttttttcattgcataaAGCATAAGAGATCTGAAtattaaaaaaccccaaaccactaagctttatttaaaaaaaaaaaagcttttctttgtattagaattatttgaaaaaaataccttttcttGGAACAAGTTATCAAAGCTAGGTATGGaaatttagttttgaaaatcTACTATTTATAACTGCTTTTCATGAGACTTTGTTTAAGATGCCTTAAAACAACCAGAGGAAACATACCTTGTACCAGCAGTGACTTCAACACATGTGAAAAATGTCTTCTCGCAGTCAAACACTTCAATTAAGATGCCATGATATCCTGCTACCACATCTGGAAATTTGTTCTGGTCACGAAAGTTCTGTAGTACTTTGTTGACGCTGTCAATACCATTCAACAAGGCCTGACAGAATGAggaataaaatcattaaatattACAGTAATCAACTTAAAAAACTACATATGAATGAAGTAGTAACACAGATTGACACCTCAATAAAGAATCTCAAAAGTGATTAAGCACAAAAAGAGTATTGCCTTACTAAACACGCTGGAATACAACTTTCAGCTACCAACGTATGAATCTTATCATGTGAACAAAATGGCATGCATAAAATTTCACCAAATAACTTTTATTAGCACGAGGATAGGCTGTTATAGCACAACAATCAGTAATGTACCTTGCCCGTCAGGGACCGGAGACCTTGCTCTTTCTTGCTCAGCTCTTCACGCACTGCATTTAGTTGTTGTTGCAAAGCATTTTCTGTTCGCCATAAcatgctgaaataaaataaaatacacatgaACATCTCTACAccaacaaaagtaaacaagacaaTATTGTTATGGTTAATGCCTTTGCATAAATGTAACTGatacatttttctcaaaaaatataaactatccaaaataaaatgctacatCATTTACtattccttttattattaaaaaataaggaagattAAAAACACATAGAGATGTctttaataacaaaatacataatTGTACTGCAATAATGGTGGTTCTTAAGGTGGCTCTATGTCTACAATCAGTCACCAAGAATATAaacctgtgtgagcgtgtgtgtgcatgcaaatgaatatgtttatatgtgagCCTTTGTCAGATCCCTTAACTCACTTGCGCTCATTTTGAAGAGCATCCTTCTGGACCCTGAATTCATCCAGAACCTTATTGTTCTGTTCTATAAGCTCTTTGTGCTTTTCAAGATTTTCTGTAGTTCTCTGTGAAGCATGGAAAAATAGAGATGTAAGTATCTTCATACACTTTACAAAACAATGTCAAGCTTATACACCTGCATggtatacacacaaaaaaagagttTGTTCATATACCAAGAACTGAATCTCACGGAGAAATATTCACTAAgacataacaatttttttttttttacctcaatGGTTTCTCTTAATTGAGTAACCTTGTTCTCATCTTGGCCTGTATCTTCTTGCAGGCGGCGTATCTACAACACCACACAAGTATATCAATGAAACAATCTTTCATATTGTTCACAAAGCAAGACAAAAGACTATGAAAGATGATTATCAAGAATCCAAGTACAATAAACGATGTGCCCATTCAATTGTATCGTATCCTGTATGCACCCTACCTgatcttctttgtctttgatgGCCTTATTCAGGGATCGTAACTCTTTTTTGATCCAGGCATCCCGATCTTCTCGAGAAGTGAAATGACTTCCTCGTCCTTGTTTGGCGTAGAGGTCTTTACGTTTCTGTTCTGCTGCCTGTAGACTGCATTTAGACATCAAAGGATGCTGCAGTTGTTAATTCCTAAATTCTGCTTTGCTTCAATacacaatttcaaaaaaaaaaccactctttTATAGCTTTTACACTCTTTAACTGTCATTTTCGAAACTACTGGGTTCACCATTTCATGCATTATGACTGATGAATTCTTGCAACTGATcctatcattaaaaaaaaaaaaaccacctgtgACACAGCAAAGAAGTACCATGCTATGTTGCTCATGCCAGAAACTTAACACATGCTGTCATTACTAacataaaaaccaaaaacaaaacaagaacaaaaaaccaGAAGCTGAGCAAAACTCACGCAGCAGAAAGATCTTCTTCCTGTTCTTTCTTCTGCTCATACTTCAGGGTGACAGCCTCCAACTGTTCTTGAGTCTGCTGTATGCGATCTGTAACCTTCTGAAGCTCACTTTCTGCCTTTTTCTATAAAATAGAAACCCATCGataaaaatatgcacaaaaataacaattgaTCAATACTTTAGatataacaaataaagtgaCAATCAAATCAGGtaaaatgcagaaaaagtcTAACATACCCTGAGATTAGTGTTGCCCTCCATTTCATCCTGAATATCCTTGATGTCCAGTTCTAGCTTGGCTTTTTTCTTCATCAATTCTTGGTTCTCTAAGCCCAAAGCATCCCTTTCTTCTAGCAGACTTTGCATCCGTTGCTTTGCTTCTTTTAGCTCCTTATTAAGTGCCTAATcataaagtattttaactgTCAGCATTTTCCATCCAGTACCTCATTTATgtttcaaaatgctttttttgcATATGAATGCAAATTGAGTTTTCAATCTTTGACATCAATGTGCCCCCCAAGATGACATTCATAAACGTTATTTCTAAACACTAGTGATACTACATATCTTTTAACAGTGTTCTAAGGCatttaatgacaaaaacaatgttACTGAACTAATAATAGCTTTTTTGTGTTATTCAGTTTAAAATTCACCACTTACTGAGAGACCTCACATTTACTTTGATTACGAAATTGATAAATCTGAATCCTTCATGATTCAAGGAAAAATATTGTGTTGCTCTTGCACTTACCTTGACCTTGTCATTAGCTTGCTGCTGTTGGTCACGTAGTTGCTGTGCTTGGGCTCcgctgttttctctcttttcttgtaACTGAAACATGAACACatttaacagacaaaataaaaatttaactaCAACCCAAAGATATAACTCTATCCGCAGCTACCTTCTAAATATATCTTTACCAGCAAAATTGCATTTTGTCTTACCTCATCCAGTTTTCTGCGAGTGTCTTTAAGTTCATGATCATGAATTGTGTACTCCAaagacctgaaaaaaaaaaaagaccaccaaaaaagataaaaccagcaaacaaaagaaatgacatctaataatataaaaaaaatccagatttGAAAACAGCAATCAGTTTATGAAAGGGACAACTGTCTTATAAACTAAACCAGGCAGCaggatgatttttttgtttggccttaaagccttaaaaaaaaaattactaaaaataagaattataaTACCTCCGCATTTTGTCCCATTTCTGGTATTCTTTCAGCTCCTCTTTTTCGGACTCTAGTGTGTTGAGACGTTCTTCGATGTACTTTAAAAGATCAttgattttttctcttttacccTCTGTTGTTGGGAGAAAAAATAGTCATGATATAATTAAATTCTGCATCTAGGAACACtctatattttgttaaatatttaaagaaatttcagagaaaagaaaaggacgTAAAACATTAAAGTACAACTATTTATTACTCTATATCTGTCAATGTTAAGTCTCTTCTTAGGCATCATTCTCTTGAGGGTTAAATGAGGTGTATAAAAGAACAAGGTAGCTGCAGATATCTTATTGGTATGACAAGTTCAACCTCTAGCATTTTGTTCAAGTTAGTACTGATCTCAAGAATGGTTATCCTAATGAAAAATATTCTCCAAAAAAGttgatactttttaaaaattagccaCTTCCTGAATGATTGGCTTTAAACTCCTTAATCTACAGCTGCATAACAAAACTGCATACAGTTAAGAAGGATTAATTATCTGTATACCTGTTTCACGAAGAATGCCTTTACTTTCCTCTTTGCGTTCGTCATAAACCTTTGTGCCAGCTACTTCTCGTAAAAGTTTGAGTCGTTGAGAATCTGGCGCTGTGGCCATCTGGTTAATCTGAAGAAGAGAAAATTGTTTCAGCTTAATGAAATCAAACAGATccataaaaaaatctattaaacaagaaaacaaattattaaagcAAAGGAAAATGCTTTTAGACTAGTGACTGTGACAGAAATATTCTTacaataaaatactttgtaCCTTTCCCTGCTTGACAATGTAGTATGGGTTACTTCGGGAAAACCCAGCACTCTCTAACAGATTCAttacatctgtttttctgttgatgGAAACAATATGCACATTAAGTGCAAAGATGCAACTAAGGACAAATCACATCTAGAAAGATATGGTACAGCCCCCTAAATAATGATCCTTTAATCATGAAAACATTACACAGCACAAATATTATTGCAACTCTCcaatatatcagaaaaaaataaaaataaaaaagacacatTTTGCAATATTATAATCCCCATCTTTAAACTGACCAATATTATCTTTCACTAGTCTTTCTTCTGTATTAAAAATGAACTGAGCTTTATACTGTTTCATTAGGTGGTGAGGCAAAGATACTTACGTGACCATCTTTTTATCCAGAAAATATTGATCTTTCTTGGAGCCAATAACACGTCGTAATACAACTTCATCTTTTTCtatctgtgaaagaaaaaagatgtcaCTGATTGTTAAATCTTCTACAAATTCTATGCAAATTTACTGCTATTGCTAATTATACTCAAAAACCAAAATGCTTAAATTCTGTCATTTAtaaatgtctgaaaaatgtAATCTAAAGATTATATCATCTAatgcagggatgcacaacctacggcccgcgggccatatccggcccgcgaaacttctgcccactgtgcaggaaatcggcatgttagtaataaaagaagaccttaaaaaaacgaaaaaaaaaaaaagggaagaagaagtatttatccccaagTAGGGGCGTCTcgatttcgattcagtgctccgacttggtgtctctacgatgcagccggacattcagaagttggtttcgggaaaacaacttcaaatatcccactaattactacataattaatggtaagtacaacttgcttctaataaaaatggtatctgctctatttttttttcttttttgtatttttgcggtgaagtggcccgcgacacggctgtccgaaatggttatggcccgcgacacggctgtccgaaatggatatggcccgcaggccgaaaaaggttgggcatcactgatctaatGCATTTGATGGATTGGAAAAtccacatattaaaaaaaaaatcttccccagactaaaaaaaatttaccaaaTTGAGTTCTTACCGGAATTCGATTATCAGAGTTGTCAAAAATTACTTCCACAAATGCAGTTATAACTCGAGGTCCCGTTCCTTCATGCAGCAATGCCTGCCGTTGTTCTGGACGCATATGACTAAACTCATCCGACAAGACAAACTGGATGGctgcaaaataaatgttgataatttTGCTTCTCAGAAATAACACAAAGCAAAGAATTTCCTTGGCAGACCACTAACACCAACTGTCCTTGAATAGGAATAGAAGTAAATTTTAACATATAAAGCagaatcttttttaaattaatatactAAACATTAAATCTACAGTACTACAGTGAAACTAATCCAGAATAGTTAAACAGAGTTTCCCACTGTgtagaaatatgtataaatcACCTATAAAAATACTTATAATGCAAGGAAAATTTGTCAACAGGTCTAAAACTATACACAATTTAGTGTAAGGGGTCTGAAAACTTTAAGAGTTTGGGTCAGTGATCTCATCATATAagacatataaaataaactaaaaatgatATTTCCTCAAAACTTGTTATcaaacatcagtaacatacttttaaatgtacaaaaacattATATCAGGGGGTAAAGTCatgataatattaacaaatgtaCAGTGCTGTCTTTTCCCTGCTATAATCAATGACCCCTAATGCTTTTACTTGGGAAAAATGAGGGATGGATGGCATAAACCCTAAACAATTTTAACTAAAGGTTTAAGAAATCCCCAAAATAGTTTAATACATTGTCTTAACCAGGCAGCAGGATGATCATTTTTCCCACTTAAAGCCCTTTAGAAAAGTTTTGAATGGGAAACCCCTGCTTAACATTAAGTTTAAAATagagagtgaaaaaagaaatggattaaaagcaagttttaattaaatttaacaagCATCATTAACATTAACTATGAaacaacactcacacatatatatatatactcaccaTAAAAAAAGTTACTCTTTCCTGAACCATTTCTTCCGACTGTAAACATGAATTTAAACATATATCAGTCTAATCATGATGGCATGTGTACTGGTTcaacttaaataaaaattatgactGCTTATGGTTATCCGacttgaaacaataaaaataaatgcaaaatttgtaaagcacatgctcacactcctaaggagcatgctcttagcgcttaagaacaagaacgaaacatggatagcatacgagggacaggaaaacaaataaacagcaaatgaactataaaataataactctactaaacgaagaatgaaatcaaatacagaaaatacaaggaggaaccaaataacaagaacatgatgttgcaaaaggaagggtgtggaaaaaaaaactttacaactGCCTAAATATTCAACTGATTAGTTATtacaggaaattaaaaaaaacctttcctGAAACCAAAGTTACAGACctcttaaacatttttaaaacgtgtaTCACTATCAAATATCAGGTCTATAAAAACTAGACAAGTACCTTCGACAGTTCAGAACCTGTAATTTGTTGTTATAATGCTACATTTCAATGTAAAGACTGAAAAAATTTAGTACCTGAAATGGAAATTAggaataattaataataatgatacacAATTTATATGAAGACCAAAGAAAACTTACCAATGACATTATGCTTTGGACTGAAAGGCTCAACAACTGTTTGATCTCGATAACTCCGGAAGCCTTGAATTATCACCTGAAAACAGAGTTAAAATGTAGAAGTTGAAAAAtgaattccttttttatttatgctatTCTCTTTTACCTACAGTGATGCGATGTTGAACATAAAAAGCGGTGCCTCTAACTTTATCATTCAACACGTTGCTAGTTTCGCTAAAACTCACTGAAACATTTCAAAACGTTTTTAATATACTGTCAAAAAATAAGTTTGTGCATGGCCAAAATGCCACGCTCGAATACCTTTGCATCAAAATACTGgctgataaattattttaattctcttttttttttttactaaatcgCACACTCCACATCTTGAAGCCATGTTTTCTATCGATGCTCGTTTGGTGagttattttacattaaacacaGCTGCAACTAACTGTAATGAAAGACAGTTTCTGTAAATAATTGTCTGGAAGCATGCACACTTCTAATGTTTATAGTTAAACGCTGACCTACGTATCATCTCCTAGCAAAACTCGGCGTCATGCACACCGACCTTAACTCTTTAGTATTAGCATCCCACACATACTATTTCGCTAAATTGGAACTTTAATTGCAATTAATGAAAGACCAAACTCATTCACCTGCTTAATATACATTATGGATATTGCATTGCACTCTTCCGATCGCTAAAAAATACTACGTAATTGTCAATGATGTTGAAAACATCGACTTCCAGCCGACAAATGGCggcaaaataatgtaaatatgtcgcttataacaaaaaaatgagacGCCGTTTGAAAAATGTTCATCAAAACCAAAgtgttcaaaataatttttaataagtgtttaatatattattattatgtcccAAAAATCATAACTTACATATTAAATAATACTTTTGCAATGTTTTAAGCATCGTTTACAAGGGAATTTATTCCCTCCATAACTACAAGAGTTACTGTTACTGAACTTCACGACCGCTGTGGGCTGATGATCGAGGTTGATAGTATGTCTATGGATCATCCTATCACAAAATGTGTCCAttagagatgaaaagaaaatcgaATTAAGATTATAATGAAGGTGAGGGTACATGATTCTAACTGGAATAGGCCAGGGCAgagagtttgttttttgtactgTATAATTCTCCGCAGTGATGAATATGGCCTGTCATCAGAGAAGTATTGGCGACTGGTTGATTGGTGTTTGCCAATGAAAATAACTAAGTGCTTGCGCACTAttagagggggaggggagatggGAAGGAAATCGGAGTACTCGGAGAAAACCCAGCTTGTCGGCCATGCGAACAGCTGTCATAGACGAAAAAAGGACCTTCGGGTCGCCGATTTGTATGCTTGCGTGTAGGACAAGTAAGATATGAGCCTTCGCTGCTTTGGCCAGAAGGCTCATGAACGTTTGGGTGTATGAGAGAGGAAATGGAATTGTGTGCAAGGCGCCGGTCTGTATGGTGGTGTGTAGAATGATGGGAGGTCAGCTAGAGAGTATAGCTACAGCACAGAAGTAGCACAGTATCTGGTTCGATACTCTTTTGACGCAGCCTACTTTCGCACAGTTGACCTATAGCTATGGCTTCATAAAGTGTTGGTGAAAACAAGACAGCGAGAGAACGGAGAGGAGCATCGTCCTGACAAATGGCCCCTTGATTGATAAGTGAGGGCTGCAACTCCTCACTCCCCTATGGCCGTAACGTCACGGGGCTACCTTTATCTTTGACTTTTGCTTATATCATGACGTGACAACGACCTACGTACGACTATCTGACGTcttagtgtgtgtgtcctctCGCAGCCATACCCTCGATATTATTTTACACATGTGGCTTCAAATTAAAGCAGTGTAACAATCACCTATTCTTATTTTCTCTATCTTCCTCTCAACCTCTCAAACACACCAACAACATGCACGCACCCCCTAAAAAATGTACACCCACAGGGTAAAGAACCCACATGTACGCAACCCATCCACTTGATGTACCACATTTGTCAAGACGACGCCTTTTCAAGAAGAAAGTGTCAACAATCGAAAATCTTGgaatggaaaaataaataaaagacaaagcatTTGACTATAGCTAatagaagcagcagcagcttaCTGTATGTGACTTGATAAAGCTATATGGGAAGATGGATCATACATATGTATTAACAAGCGTTATCGCGACTTCGGTGGCACATTTCATCGACATCGTCTGTCAgcaaaatgatataaaaagaaCCCCTCTTTATCCCTAACCCATGCAGGGCCCCTGTTGACACCTGGACCTGGATGATCACCTTTATTTGCCGCACCTACATTCAAAAGTGCGAAAGGTGCAAAGAGCACGATAACAATCGGTTCTTTCTCTCCCAGCATCATACGAGCCACAAGACAGTTTATAACCAAGCCGTCAAGTTTTCCAGTTCACCAAGTTAAGTTAACCAAGCTTTCCAGTTCACATCATGGCGTTAAGGATATTGTCACTGGGATTACTTCTGGCATTGGTAGcggcaggtaaaaaaaaaatgactaaagagttaattttgcattatttacgCATGTGGAAATGAAGCTATGATTCACGAGGGATGGCCCACGACGAGTTTAAGCTGACAATATGTGTTCCTCTCTTTctataaaaaatagaaaaatgtgaagatccagtaaattttgtttcttcgCCTCGAGCAGAAAACGAGTTCTTGAGAGTATGATTACTTCGTagtggtttctttctttcttttttaaagcatgaaTATTGTGTATGCGTTTGGAGGATGTCATTAGAGCTCACGTTCTGCTTGTGAAGGTGGGTTTGTAGAACAAGAGCTATCATAATTATGaagttttattaattattgaAAATGTCTATTACGTGCACTGAAAAAAGGATGAGTAGAAGAAGGATCAAAATTCAAAGGAAAGAGcgaagaatgaataaatgactGTTATGGAATTGTTTCAGACACGAAGTTCGTAGACTATGTCCGACAGAACTACGAGGCAAACATCAATGAAGAACTCGTGAAACAGATTCAGCGCGAGCTGATTGCGAGCTACACCTATCAGGCTTACGTATGTATTCATCGTTCATCTTCGGGCATTTCTGATATACACAGCTGGGCATTTATTACCTCTATCAAGACATTCCTGGCTCAACTCCAGTTTCAAAGTTTCGTTCTTTGATATCAAATCCTGCGAAGACACTTCTTGTCTACCATCTCATCAGAGAATGGcattagaaaaagaaagtttgagATTTATTTTATACTAAGGAGGGGAGCAGACAGAATGTAAATCTATAGAAGATATTAGAACATATTGCAAAGATAAAAGGGATGCGTGAGTAAAAGAGCACGAAATTAAACgcattttaaaagaatagtCGCCTTTCGCAGCAGTATTTATGGGTTGGTTAAATTTTGTCGAGGAATATAGGCGTAACAGGTATCATCACACATGGGTTGTAGTCCCCCTCGCTTTGATTTTagatatagtttttttttcatatttgtatttCGTTCATCCTGCTGCTCAACACCAAACGAAATTTCTCTTACCCCCaaccctttaaaaaatactttaatatagTGAACATTATGCAAGTTGCTaaagatcaaagaaaacaatttcttccGTCTTCTTCTACCAAAgactgaaatttttttgtttccctAGTCTTCATTCTTTGGAAGAGCAGACATTGCTTTGCCTGGGTTTAAGAAGTTCTTTTCCGAGGCCTCGACAGAAGAGCGAGAGCACGCGCAAAAACTGATCGACTATGTCAATCAACGTGGAGGCCACGCCCAGTTCAGCGAAACAGATGTAAgcttcagtttttatttatttcttctcttttttccgTTGACTTAAATGATATTTGTGGAACGGTATTTCGTCTGGATTTGTTTCAATGACCTGCTCTGAGTTTTAAGGACCTTTAAGTCGCATAAGACAACCGCAACAGTCAACACAAAGCTGCTTTATGTTTGGTCTGAAAGTGGTTAAAGTAGTTAACATGTTTTAGTGATTGTTGTCTTTGATTTTAGATTGCAACAGCATGCGATGCTATGGCTGATGTGAGCATCCTAAGTGGCACCCGATCCCGAGCATGCGTAAGTTtttgcgtgcgtgcatgtgtgtgtgtgagagagagaggcagagagagagagagaggcagagagagagagagaggcagagagagagagaggcaagtGCTTGTGTAATGAGTGCCTTACTTTCATAGTCTCACTGTTATCTTCCTGAAATAAGATGCAAAGCACGGGTCTCACCTACTTGATTTAATCAGGTTATCTTTTCATTTAACGGTGATTTATCAACATACCTACAAAACTTTATctcagtttttttaatcttgtagTGCTGACGcaacaaggatttttttttcagatttgtgaGTTCCTGAGAACGAAATCCAGCAACGAGTGCGGAGTAAGTTACATGTGTTTGTTCCTTGCACCATACCTTCTTTGTTGCATTACATTGTTTTGTTCTTTACATTACACATTCTTGACAATTGCATTGCAAATACGTTATGTTCATTGAACTGAAAATTCTTGTCAGCTGCTTTATACATTCACTTTATTTCAGCTGAAcatgttctctctttcttccttccttccttccttccttccttccttcctttcctttcctttttttcatataCATAGTTGTGGGCTAAATTACTGTGCAACTCCCTGTAGAATCACATTTTTAATTACATCCCTGGTTTAGCAGACGTGATGCAGAACATTAAAagaatcagatttttttaaagtagtaaACGTATTGTTACACAAACAATCAATCCATCTATCTATCAATCACTCACATTGCCAAGGggatttcttattattatagaCATAAATGACTCAGTTAACTTCATAAGTCTCCTACGACGAGCAACGCAGCCTGCGTGGCGTGAAAGTTTAGTAGATGACAAGAAATGTAGTTATCCTACATAAAGGAGTAGTGGATGACAAGGAAAACATTTATAGCTTGAAGACTTAGTGGATAACAAATGATAAAGATAAGCAACATGGAAGATGAGATGTCCAGTTGGTGATTTGATTGGTTGGTGTGTGGCACGTGCAGCCCTCATTTGACGGGCAGTACGGGCTGCAGGCCATGGAGGATGCACTCGCCCTGGAGCGCTTCGTCAACCAGAAGCTGCTGGACCTGCACG
This sequence is a window from Pomacea canaliculata isolate SZHN2017 linkage group LG5, ASM307304v1, whole genome shotgun sequence. Protein-coding genes within it:
- the LOC112563663 gene encoding structural maintenance of chromosomes protein 3-like; protein product: MYIKQVIIQGFRSYRDQTVVEPFSPKHNVIVGRNGSGKSNFFYAIQFVLSDEFSHMRPEQRQALLHEGTGPRVITAFVEVIFDNSDNRIPIEKDEVVLRRVIGSKKDQYFLDKKMVTKTDVMNLLESAGFSRSNPYYIVKQGKINQMATAPDSQRLKLLREVAGTKVYDERKEESKGILRETEGKREKINDLLKYIEERLNTLESEKEELKEYQKWDKMRRSLEYTIHDHELKDTRRKLDELQEKRENSGAQAQQLRDQQQQANDKVKALNKELKEAKQRMQSLLEERDALGLENQELMKKKAKLELDIKDIQDEMEGNTNLRKKAESELQKVTDRIQQTQEQLEAVTLKYEQKKEQEEDLSAALQAAEQKRKDLYAKQGRGSHFTSREDRDAWIKKELRSLNKAIKDKEDQIRRLQEDTGQDENKVTQLRETIERTTENLEKHKELIEQNNKVLDEFRVQKDALQNERNMLWRTENALQQQLNAVREELSKKEQGLRSLTGKALLNGIDSVNKVLQNFRDQNKFPDVVAGYHGILIEVFDCEKTFFTCVEVTAGTRLFHHIVDTDKTGTQILKEMNRLGLAGEVTFMPLNRLDNRDTHYPDTSDAIPMISKLKFDELFAPAMKHVFGKTLIARNMEVATQIARTQNLDCITLDGDQVSRRGALTGGYYDTRRSRLDLQKSKLELQRSLQAHEQEYETHRAKMEELEAQITSLVSKMQTTETKNSKHKDNYEKMQAEIRLAKEELVSLERAKPSRGKSVSSLQASLQAMQGQAQALKEELGTDLQSQLTMDDQREVDRLTDQITQLTQQNRATWQERIRLEGEKNKLENLLNNNLTKKRERLLADMQEASLEERNRRLNAHNEELRIADKRLSEIRTQNKELDASIEKFNKQQKEMQTNLEHWKGQEREIQEKIQEDAKDLEKMTNKQSLLLKKKEDCMRKIRELGSLPSDAFEKYQDFSLKQLFKKLEQCNAELKKYSHVNKKALDQFVNFSDQKEKLIKRKEELDRAHESIVHDLMDALDHRKYEAIQLTFKQVSKYFSEIFKKLVPQGHAVLVMKKGEADQQGEEDGQSSVPLVEQFTGVGIKVSFTGNKAEMRDMQQLSGGQKSLVALTLIFAIQKCDPAPFYLFDEIDQALDAQHRKAVADMIHELSQEAQFITTTFRPELLEHADKFYGVKFRNKVSHVECVTKEEAKDFVEDDTTHT
- the LOC112564429 gene encoding yolk ferritin-like, with translation MALRILSLGLLLALVAADTKFVDYVRQNYEANINEELVKQIQRELIASYTYQAYSSFFGRADIALPGFKKFFSEASTEEREHAQKLIDYVNQRGGHAQFSETDIATACDAMADVSILSGTRSRACICEFLRTKSSNECGPSFDGQYGLQAMEDALALERFVNQKLLDLHGLADTAGDAHLTHVLEHEFLEEQVSSIRELAGFVTRLRSFKTNYALGEYMFDQKLQ